In one window of Methanosarcina vacuolata Z-761 DNA:
- a CDS encoding CRISPR-associated endonuclease Cas1, producing the protein MNKCTKTIAEKMFFFSRHLRKVGFRFLVDLAVISLIESGAMESKDFIRTENYNLRLKPTGARKIVNEFSNMLNKKVSY; encoded by the coding sequence TTGAACAAATGCACAAAAACGATAGCCGAAAAAATGTTCTTTTTTTCAAGACATCTGCGGAAGGTCGGTTTCAGGTTCCTTGTGGATCTGGCAGTTATCAGCCTTATTGAAAGTGGAGCTATGGAAAGTAAGGATTTCATAAGGACAGAAAATTACAATCTGAGGCTTAAACCTACAGGAGCCAGGAAGATTGTTAATGAGTTTTCTAATATGCTGAACAAAAAAGTAAGTTACTAG
- a CDS encoding DUF4177 domain-containing protein, whose amino-acid sequence MTKYEYCVYETVQTSQGHYCFLSFTNGKDIELENRSTISVMEELGKDGWELVSTTHFDNKMNHFFKRRLE is encoded by the coding sequence ATGACAAAATACGAATATTGTGTTTACGAAACAGTACAGACTTCACAAGGACACTACTGTTTCCTTTCATTCACAAATGGAAAAGATATCGAATTAGAAAATAGATCCACAATAAGTGTCATGGAAGAACTAGGAAAAGATGGATGGGAACTGGTATCAACTACACATTTTGACAATAAAATGAATCATTTTTTTAAAAGAAGATTGGAGTAA
- a CDS encoding winged helix-turn-helix domain-containing protein, translating into MAIPDFQTIMLPLLIRLKDKQTYKISELIEILADEFKLTDEEKEMMFESGNSKIFRNRVRWARLYLKKADLINDLTFRRCPFNFHNFFCYRFFWKLPCLFKLH; encoded by the coding sequence ATGGCAATTCCTGATTTTCAAACAATAATGCTTCCTTTATTGATACGCTTAAAAGACAAACAAACTTATAAAATTAGTGAATTAATTGAAATATTAGCTGATGAATTTAAGCTTACCGACGAAGAAAAAGAGATGATGTTTGAAAGTGGAAATAGTAAAATATTTAGGAATCGTGTAAGGTGGGCACGGCTTTATTTGAAAAAAGCTGATTTGATAAATGATCTGACTTTCCGCAGATGTCCATTCAATTTTCACAATTTTTTTTGCTATCGTTTTTTCTGGAAATTACCCTGCTTATTTAAGCTTCATTGA
- a CDS encoding restriction endonuclease, translating to MTKVSYSEDENVDEKTPDELIEEGFSLIRKSLAQDLLSRLKENSPHFFENAILLLLEAMDYGKGKVTGKTGDDGIDGIIHQDKLGLETIIFQAKRYAEDNTVGSSMLRDFIGALDLKGVTKGVFITTSKF from the coding sequence GTGACTAAAGTTTCTTATTCTGAAGATGAAAACGTTGATGAGAAAACCCCTGATGAGTTAATAGAGGAAGGCTTTTCCCTTATAAGAAAAAGTTTGGCACAAGACTTATTATCGCGATTAAAAGAAAATTCGCCTCATTTTTTTGAAAATGCCATATTACTTTTATTAGAAGCAATGGATTATGGTAAAGGAAAAGTAACAGGAAAAACGGGGGATGACGGAATAGATGGAATAATTCATCAAGATAAACTAGGCTTAGAAACTATTATCTTTCAAGCAAAAAGATATGCAGAAGATAATACAGTTGGATCCTCTATGTTAAGAGATTTTATAGGAGCTTTAGATTTAAAAGGTGTTACAAAAGGTGTCTTTATAACTACATCAAAATTTTGA
- a CDS encoding MBL fold metallo-hydrolase — protein sequence MEITFLGTGVAIPQKNRVQSGILVRLDEKPLLIDCGSGVLNRFPEAGVSHTDVDTVLLSHLHLDHVADLHPLIKANWLRGNTSMKVYGPEGTEEWFSKVIDAYEYLQEEVDVDVIELAPGKEFTPEGFDCEISCTAAAHSVPTLAYRVTGEDGEFVYSADTEPSRDVMDLASEADLLIHECSFPSDMKVTNHTTPSSLADILEEYNNEIGSICLTHFYPEMRGHEREAVHRLKGYFEGNVILAEDLMKLEL from the coding sequence ATGGAAATTACATTTCTTGGCACTGGAGTTGCAATCCCTCAAAAAAATAGGGTACAGTCCGGAATACTTGTAAGGTTAGACGAAAAGCCATTGCTTATCGATTGCGGAAGCGGCGTATTGAACAGGTTTCCTGAGGCTGGGGTTTCCCACACTGATGTGGATACAGTGTTGCTTTCTCACCTCCACCTTGACCACGTAGCTGACCTGCACCCTCTCATAAAGGCAAACTGGCTCCGCGGAAACACGAGTATGAAGGTCTACGGGCCTGAAGGAACCGAAGAATGGTTTTCAAAAGTGATTGACGCTTATGAATATCTCCAGGAAGAAGTGGACGTAGACGTTATTGAGCTCGCCCCCGGAAAAGAATTTACTCCCGAAGGATTCGATTGTGAGATCAGTTGCACGGCAGCCGCGCACAGCGTTCCGACTCTGGCTTACCGCGTGACTGGAGAAGACGGGGAATTCGTTTACTCCGCAGACACCGAGCCCTCAAGAGATGTAATGGACCTTGCATCCGAGGCCGATCTCCTGATCCACGAGTGCTCGTTTCCATCGGACATGAAAGTCACAAACCATACAACTCCCAGCTCACTTGCCGACATCCTGGAAGAGTATAATAATGAAATCGGAAGCATCTGCCTTACACATTTCTATCCGGAAATGCGGGGACACGAAAGAGAAGCAGTGCACCGCCTGAAAGGATATTTTGAAGGAAATGTGATTCTTGCCGAAGACCTCATGAAACTTGAATTATGA
- a CDS encoding glycosyltransferase: MLSPIAWSTPPKKYGPWESIVSLLTEGLVKRGIDVTLFATADSHTAAKLHAVCPRPYEEDKDMIRKVYEGLHISEVFERAKEFDIIHNHFDYLPLTYSTLVDTPVVTTIHGISSRKILPVYKKYNNRTFYVSISDAYRCNDLDYIATVRHGIDIESFYFNEKPQDYLLFLSRLHKDKGVREAIEVAKKTGRRLRIAGFIADQAYFEKEVQPYLDNEQIIYEGHVDPEFKKELLSNAYALLHMINYEEAFGIGIVEAMASGTPVIAINRGAMPELIRDGETGFLVNSVDEAAEAVQKLGSISRKKCRENVEKRFSVDRMVDDYIKVYETILEKCKREEERPWGFYEVFMHKPGYKVKSLTVFPQGEISLQRHSHRSEHWYVISGEGLVTKNGSEIRVLPGDSVDLPVNKVHRIKNIGSQNLVFIEIAQGDYIGEDDIERLEDKYGRV; encoded by the coding sequence ATGTTGTCTCCGATTGCCTGGAGCACGCCGCCTAAAAAATATGGTCCATGGGAATCTATTGTATCTTTATTAACTGAAGGACTTGTAAAAAGAGGTATTGACGTTACATTATTTGCCACAGCAGATTCTCACACTGCAGCGAAGCTTCATGCTGTATGCCCGAGACCTTATGAAGAAGACAAGGATATGATCCGAAAAGTGTATGAAGGCCTGCATATATCAGAAGTTTTCGAGAGAGCAAAGGAATTCGATATAATCCATAATCACTTCGATTATCTTCCTCTGACCTACAGTACACTTGTGGACACGCCTGTTGTAACAACAATCCACGGCATTTCTTCACGGAAAATTTTGCCTGTATATAAAAAGTACAATAATAGAACTTTTTACGTATCCATAAGTGATGCCTACCGATGCAATGACCTGGACTATATAGCAACGGTTCGTCACGGAATTGACATAGAAAGCTTTTACTTCAATGAGAAACCCCAGGATTATCTACTTTTTTTATCGCGCTTGCATAAAGATAAAGGCGTAAGGGAAGCAATAGAGGTCGCAAAAAAAACTGGCAGAAGACTTAGAATTGCTGGTTTCATTGCAGATCAGGCTTATTTTGAAAAAGAAGTCCAGCCTTATCTGGATAATGAACAGATTATTTATGAAGGGCATGTTGACCCTGAGTTTAAGAAGGAACTTCTGTCAAATGCCTATGCTTTACTGCATATGATTAATTATGAAGAGGCTTTCGGAATTGGCATAGTTGAAGCTATGGCCAGCGGGACACCGGTAATTGCGATAAACAGGGGGGCAATGCCTGAACTTATCCGGGATGGAGAGACTGGATTTCTTGTCAATAGTGTTGATGAGGCAGCCGAGGCTGTGCAAAAACTTGGATCCATATCCCGTAAAAAATGCAGAGAAAATGTGGAAAAACGCTTTTCGGTTGATAGAATGGTAGATGATTACATTAAGGTGTATGAAACTATTCTGGAAAAGTGTAAACGTGAAGAAGAAAGGCCCTGGGGTTTTTATGAGGTGTTTATGCATAAGCCTGGATATAAAGTCAAAAGCCTTACTGTTTTTCCCCAGGGTGAAATTTCACTCCAGCGCCATTCTCATAGAAGCGAGCACTGGTACGTAATCAGTGGAGAGGGACTTGTAACCAAAAACGGAAGTGAAATTAGGGTTCTTCCCGGAGATTCAGTCGATCTTCCGGTGAATAAGGTTCATCGAATTAAGAATATAGGCAGTCAAAACCTTGTTTTCATTGAGATCGCACAGGGAGACTATATAGGAGAAGACGATATTGAAAGACTTGAAGATAAATATGGGAGAGTTTGA